Proteins encoded in a region of the Mycobacterium branderi genome:
- a CDS encoding transporter, which yields MDLKTALFALADIFMIFAGLTYGWKFIRDYKNYLLGLEWIIVGSSGTNFLAWGLFSGKETSPMYYLAFFLDAFSRSIGITVILVLGLMMVTHGFKPSLPFDVGVFALAIAGGLVMLFFAHDLGLKAAIFYVVMNALTTVFLLYFAWRLWRIGEYRTAIAVTLATAAAAAIAGMYDFYHIPGDDQHHTIFYILALTTWATQLTVYYFGYRALHESNQRTSAEVRKRAIAAQDLRK from the coding sequence ATGGATCTCAAAACCGCACTGTTCGCACTCGCCGATATCTTCATGATCTTCGCCGGGCTTACCTACGGCTGGAAGTTCATCCGCGACTACAAGAACTACCTGCTCGGCCTCGAATGGATCATCGTGGGGTCTTCGGGGACCAATTTCCTGGCTTGGGGGCTCTTCAGCGGCAAGGAAACCAGTCCGATGTACTACCTGGCTTTCTTCTTGGACGCGTTCTCCCGGTCGATCGGAATCACTGTGATTCTCGTCCTGGGTCTGATGATGGTGACTCACGGGTTCAAGCCGTCGCTGCCCTTCGACGTCGGCGTCTTCGCGCTCGCCATCGCCGGGGGACTGGTCATGTTGTTCTTCGCCCACGACCTCGGGCTGAAGGCGGCAATCTTCTATGTCGTGATGAACGCGCTCACCACCGTGTTCCTGCTCTATTTCGCGTGGCGGCTGTGGAGAATCGGTGAATACCGCACCGCGATAGCCGTAACGCTCGCCACGGCAGCAGCGGCCGCGATCGCAGGGATGTACGACTTCTATCACATACCGGGCGACGATCAACACCACACGATCTTCTACATCTTGGCCCTCACCACGTGGGCCACCCAGCTGACCGTGTACTACTTCGGTTATCGCGCGCTGCACGAGAGCAACCAACGAACCTCGGCTGAGGTGCGCAAGCGGGCCATCGCCGCACAGGATTTGCGCAAATAG
- a CDS encoding phosphotransferase family protein, with the protein MPETQEVVGVDVDAVSHWLATLGIDFVPPLHFQRIGLGQSNLTYRAADAAGRAWVLRRPPLGDLLASAHDVMREAKIIAALTNTDVPVPRILGVTADSEFSDVPLVLMEFVDGMVVDTMDVAEALPQHKRRQIALSLPTTLAKIHAVDLTTVGLADLASHKSYAQRQLKRWAGQWDMSKTRELPELDDLTRRLAVAVPEQREISLVHGDFHLRNLVISWETGEVAAVLDWELSTLGDPLADMGSLLTYWPQPGETTGGDFAPSTLQGFPDRAEMARLYLEETGRDAAALQYWHALGLWKLAIIAEGVMRRAMEQPQNKAAAGTPTTAWIDTLVHKAHEIADAAGI; encoded by the coding sequence ATGCCTGAGACGCAAGAGGTTGTCGGCGTCGACGTCGATGCGGTGTCACACTGGCTCGCGACACTGGGCATCGACTTCGTGCCTCCACTGCATTTTCAGCGGATCGGCCTCGGGCAATCGAACCTGACGTATCGCGCCGCCGACGCCGCTGGCCGCGCCTGGGTGCTGCGCCGCCCGCCGTTAGGTGATCTGCTGGCATCGGCCCACGATGTAATGCGCGAAGCGAAAATCATTGCAGCGCTGACTAACACCGACGTACCAGTCCCTCGAATCCTTGGTGTGACAGCGGATTCGGAATTCTCCGACGTGCCGCTGGTACTGATGGAGTTCGTCGACGGCATGGTTGTTGACACGATGGATGTCGCCGAGGCATTGCCACAGCACAAGCGTCGCCAGATCGCCCTGTCCCTGCCGACCACCTTGGCGAAGATCCACGCGGTCGACCTCACTACGGTGGGACTCGCGGATTTGGCCAGCCACAAGTCGTACGCGCAGCGCCAGCTCAAGCGGTGGGCGGGGCAGTGGGACATGTCCAAGACCCGGGAGTTGCCCGAACTGGACGATCTGACCCGCCGGCTTGCCGTTGCGGTTCCCGAGCAGCGCGAAATCAGTCTGGTACATGGCGACTTTCATCTGCGCAACCTGGTCATCTCATGGGAGACCGGCGAGGTGGCCGCAGTGCTGGACTGGGAGCTGTCCACACTGGGCGATCCGCTGGCAGACATGGGCAGCCTGCTCACCTACTGGCCGCAGCCCGGTGAGACGACGGGCGGTGACTTTGCCCCGTCGACGCTGCAGGGGTTTCCCGATCGCGCGGAAATGGCAAGGCTGTACCTGGAAGAGACCGGTCGCGACGCAGCCGCCTTGCAGTACTGGCACGCGCTCGGATTGTGGAAGCTGGCGATCATCGCCGAGGGCGTCATGCGCCGAGCGATGGAGCAGCCGCAAAACAAGGCAGCCGCAGGAACTCCCACCACCGCATGGATCGATACGCTGGTGCACAAGGCTCACGAAATCGCTGATGCCGCAGGGATATAA
- a CDS encoding SDR family oxidoreductase: MAGLDLTGRTAIITGASRGIGLAAAQAIAAAGGNVVLTARRQESADAGADEVYGNAIGVAAHAVDEQAAQRCIDVTLERFGSVDILVNNAGTNPSYGPLIDQDHARFAKTFDVNLWAPILWTSLATRAWMSEHGGVVVNMASIGGMGFEANLGLYNASKAALIHLTKQLALELSPKVRVNAVAPGVARTKLAEALWKEQESQLNSATALARIGEPEDIGSAVAFLVSDAASWVTGETFVIDGGQRLGDAALFRASASVHA, translated from the coding sequence ATGGCCGGACTGGACCTGACCGGGCGCACCGCAATCATCACCGGCGCCTCCCGCGGCATCGGTCTGGCTGCGGCGCAAGCGATTGCGGCAGCGGGCGGTAACGTCGTCTTGACGGCGCGTCGACAGGAGTCCGCGGACGCCGGGGCGGACGAGGTATACGGCAACGCGATCGGCGTCGCGGCGCACGCCGTCGACGAGCAAGCCGCCCAACGCTGCATCGACGTGACGCTGGAACGTTTCGGCAGTGTCGACATATTGGTCAACAACGCGGGCACCAACCCGTCCTACGGCCCGCTCATCGACCAGGACCATGCCCGCTTCGCCAAGACCTTCGACGTGAACCTGTGGGCGCCGATCCTGTGGACGTCGCTGGCAACACGCGCATGGATGAGCGAGCACGGCGGGGTGGTGGTCAATATGGCTTCCATCGGTGGAATGGGTTTCGAAGCGAACCTCGGGCTGTACAACGCGTCGAAGGCGGCGTTGATCCACCTGACCAAGCAGCTGGCACTTGAGTTGTCGCCCAAGGTGCGGGTCAACGCGGTCGCCCCGGGTGTGGCGCGCACGAAACTGGCTGAGGCGCTGTGGAAAGAGCAAGAGAGCCAGTTGAATTCGGCCACCGCGTTGGCGCGGATCGGTGAACCCGAAGACATCGGCTCGGCCGTCGCGTTTCTCGTCTCCGATGCGGCGAGCTGGGTGACGGGGGAGACGTTCGTGATCGACGGCGGGCAGCGCCTCGGCGACGCCGCCCTCTTCCGGGCAAGTGCGTCTGTCCATGCCTGA